The following proteins are co-located in the Catenulispora sp. MAP5-51 genome:
- a CDS encoding peptidoglycan-binding protein, producing the protein MVNTRKHDRTPGRAPASWLAVATIVLGAGIAFPAAASASTAPAPLSLTSSSCPTNIVEGELDGCVTELQDLLNVHGAGLSVDGDFGANTLTAVKNFQSAHGLGVDGQVGPQTKAALYAAAAPAPISLTSSSCPTEIVQGELDGCVTELQQLLNQHGANIVADGDFGPNTLAAVRTFQSAHGLAVDGIVGPNTKAALMGGSSSVPAPIALTSSACPADIQEGLISGCVTELQQLLNQHGAALGVDGDFGADTLAAVKDFQSAHGLEVDGVVGPNTKAALDAGSGTVPAAILITSSSCPANIVQGEDDGCVTDLQELLNQNGANVSVDGDFGPNTLAAVENYQSTHGLGVDGQVGPQTKAALTGNAAPTGNPPPPSAATLTAIVNYATAIENGHAETGWAGGHLPYGYDGGHGATPGPSPADCAADGGDPACWTATQNGTPGYNGEISVDCSGFARWVYALAYGHDVLGASGTDVQISEMTRVSSPVPGDLVFFGSSSTNTHHVGVYIGNGKMINAYDTGTYIQTNNVSDGGTVVGYYQYGSGSTTTAGQSTNADWAKHVLADGGWPQSTNNVTVIMQWMSSEEPPSDWWDRNNPLNNGYGSGGGAGLGSYNNLITAADFAAQNLQQGTSDYGHIVADLASSAAPATTAQAIIDSPWSCGHYSGSTTCNTSGNPPWGAAFNHGSVATVAAPASAW; encoded by the coding sequence GTGGTGAATACCCGAAAACATGACAGGACGCCGGGACGTGCTCCGGCCTCCTGGCTGGCCGTGGCGACGATCGTCCTCGGGGCCGGCATCGCGTTCCCGGCGGCGGCCTCGGCCTCGACGGCTCCGGCGCCGCTGTCGCTGACGTCCTCGTCGTGCCCGACGAACATCGTGGAGGGCGAGCTCGACGGCTGTGTCACCGAGCTGCAGGACCTGCTGAACGTGCACGGGGCCGGGCTCAGCGTCGACGGCGACTTCGGCGCCAACACGCTCACCGCGGTGAAGAACTTCCAGTCGGCGCACGGCCTCGGCGTGGACGGCCAGGTCGGCCCGCAGACCAAGGCCGCGCTCTACGCCGCCGCCGCGCCGGCGCCGATCTCCCTGACGTCCTCGTCCTGCCCCACCGAGATCGTGCAGGGCGAACTGGACGGCTGCGTCACCGAACTGCAGCAGCTGCTGAACCAGCACGGCGCGAACATCGTCGCCGACGGCGACTTCGGACCGAACACCCTGGCGGCCGTGCGGACCTTCCAGTCCGCCCACGGGCTCGCGGTGGACGGCATCGTCGGCCCGAACACCAAGGCGGCCCTGATGGGCGGCAGCAGTTCGGTGCCGGCGCCGATCGCCCTGACGTCCTCGGCCTGCCCCGCCGACATCCAGGAGGGGTTGATCAGCGGCTGTGTCACCGAGTTGCAGCAGCTGCTGAACCAGCACGGCGCGGCGCTGGGCGTCGACGGCGACTTCGGCGCCGACACCCTGGCCGCCGTGAAGGACTTCCAGTCCGCACACGGGCTGGAAGTGGACGGCGTCGTCGGCCCGAACACCAAGGCGGCGCTGGACGCGGGCTCGGGCACCGTCCCGGCCGCCATCCTGATCACGTCGTCCTCGTGCCCGGCGAACATCGTGCAGGGCGAGGACGACGGCTGCGTCACCGACCTGCAGGAGCTGCTGAACCAGAACGGCGCGAACGTCTCGGTGGACGGCGACTTCGGACCGAACACCCTGGCCGCCGTCGAGAACTACCAGTCGACGCACGGACTCGGTGTCGACGGCCAGGTCGGCCCGCAGACCAAGGCCGCGCTGACCGGCAACGCCGCGCCGACCGGCAACCCGCCCCCGCCGAGCGCGGCGACGCTGACGGCCATCGTCAACTACGCGACCGCGATCGAGAACGGCCACGCCGAGACCGGCTGGGCCGGCGGCCACCTGCCCTACGGCTACGACGGCGGCCACGGCGCGACCCCCGGTCCGAGCCCGGCCGACTGCGCCGCGGACGGCGGCGACCCCGCGTGCTGGACCGCGACGCAGAACGGCACGCCCGGCTACAACGGCGAGATCAGCGTCGACTGCTCCGGCTTCGCCCGCTGGGTCTACGCCCTGGCCTACGGCCACGACGTGCTCGGCGCCAGCGGCACGGACGTGCAGATCAGCGAGATGACGCGGGTGTCGTCCCCGGTCCCCGGCGACCTGGTGTTCTTCGGCTCCAGCAGCACGAACACGCACCACGTCGGCGTCTACATCGGCAACGGCAAGATGATCAACGCCTACGACACCGGCACCTACATCCAGACCAACAACGTCTCCGACGGCGGCACCGTCGTGGGCTACTACCAGTACGGCAGCGGCTCGACGACCACCGCCGGGCAGTCGACGAACGCCGACTGGGCCAAGCACGTCCTGGCCGACGGCGGCTGGCCGCAGAGCACCAACAACGTCACCGTGATCATGCAGTGGATGTCCAGCGAGGAACCACCCTCGGACTGGTGGGACCGGAACAACCCGCTGAACAACGGCTACGGCTCCGGCGGCGGTGCGGGCCTGGGCAGCTACAACAACCTGATCACCGCGGCCGACTTCGCCGCGCAGAACCTGCAGCAGGGCACCTCGGACTACGGCCACATCGTGGCCGACCTGGCGTCCTCGGCGGCGCCGGCCACGACGGCCCAGGCGATCATCGACTCGCCCTGGTCGTGCGGCCACTACAGCGGCAGCACCACCTGCAACACCTCGGGCAACCCGCCGTGGGGCGCCGCGTTCAACCACGGCTCCGTGGCCACCGTCGCGGCACCGGCCTCGGCCTGGTGA
- a CDS encoding SDR family NAD(P)-dependent oxidoreductase — protein sequence MSNRTDPNLPDLTGTVALITGASGGIGAGIASRFSASGAAVVLHYRRGREAAEDLADQLRADGGQAVTLGADLTDDAACHALMRQATDWQGRLDTLVDNAGIQPVLPLPQMTADAWRHMLDADLTSAVSCTQAAARVMAGAGGGAVVHIASIEGTHPAAGHAHYAAAKAALIMHARVAALEYGPAGIRVNAVSPGLIHRPGIEQAWPEGVRRWQAAAPLRRLGRAEDVGDACVFLASPLAGWITGHNLVVDGGVTTHPTW from the coding sequence ATGAGCAACCGCACAGACCCGAACCTGCCCGACCTCACTGGCACCGTCGCTCTCATCACCGGCGCCAGCGGAGGCATCGGGGCCGGCATCGCCTCCCGGTTCTCCGCCTCCGGAGCGGCCGTCGTCCTGCACTACCGCCGGGGCCGGGAAGCCGCCGAAGACTTGGCCGATCAGCTGCGCGCCGATGGCGGCCAGGCCGTGACACTCGGCGCCGACCTCACCGACGACGCCGCCTGCCACGCCCTGATGCGGCAGGCCACCGACTGGCAAGGGCGGCTCGACACCCTGGTCGACAACGCGGGCATCCAACCGGTGCTGCCGCTGCCGCAGATGACCGCCGACGCCTGGCGGCACATGCTGGACGCCGACCTCACCAGCGCTGTGTCCTGTACCCAGGCCGCCGCACGCGTCATGGCCGGCGCCGGCGGCGGCGCCGTCGTCCACATCGCGTCGATCGAGGGCACGCACCCGGCCGCCGGCCACGCGCACTACGCCGCCGCCAAAGCCGCGCTGATCATGCACGCCCGGGTCGCCGCCCTCGAGTACGGCCCGGCCGGCATCCGCGTCAACGCCGTCTCCCCCGGCCTGATCCACCGGCCCGGTATCGAGCAGGCCTGGCCCGAGGGCGTGCGGCGCTGGCAGGCCGCCGCACCGCTGCGGCGACTCGGGCGCGCTGAGGATGTCGGCGACGCTTGCGTGTTCCTGGCGTCGCCGCTCGCGGGCTGGATCACCGGGCACAACTTGGTCGTGGACGGTGGCGTCACCACACATCCGACGTGGTGA
- a CDS encoding cupin domain-containing protein, whose protein sequence is MIEEAAAIAAGYGLEPLPAEGGHFRQTWAGARDASGRPCGTAILMLLTAEPDGFSALHRLPIDEIWHFYRGDEVELLLLHPDGSTEVRRFGDGELVQTVVPAGSWMGARVAPGGAWSLFGTTMAPGFLPVDFEGGDADTLARLYPREEDLIRALARTDAPTRMPDDPRGAGPDDEAAAPSAPSS, encoded by the coding sequence GTGATCGAAGAGGCCGCCGCCATCGCTGCCGGATATGGGCTCGAGCCGCTCCCGGCTGAGGGCGGGCACTTCCGTCAGACCTGGGCCGGGGCGCGGGATGCGAGTGGGAGGCCGTGCGGGACGGCGATCCTGATGCTGCTGACGGCCGAGCCCGACGGCTTCTCGGCCCTGCACCGGCTGCCGATCGACGAGATCTGGCACTTTTATCGCGGCGATGAGGTGGAGCTGCTGTTGTTGCACCCGGATGGGAGTACCGAGGTGCGGCGCTTTGGCGACGGGGAGTTGGTGCAGACCGTGGTTCCGGCCGGGAGCTGGATGGGTGCGCGGGTGGCGCCTGGCGGAGCCTGGTCGTTGTTCGGAACGACTATGGCTCCCGGGTTCCTGCCGGTTGATTTCGAGGGTGGCGATGCTGACACGCTGGCGCGGCTTTACCCGCGAGAGGAGGATCTGATCAGGGCTCTGGCTCGGACTGACGCGCCAACGCGCATGCCCGACGATCCGCGCGGCGCCGGCCCCGACGACGAGGCGGCAGCGCCCTCAGCGCCCTCATCATGA
- a CDS encoding peptidase inhibitor family I36 protein yields MKRKLVSMVGLAAAAGTLMVGAGATQASADSANVSSWNSPASCNSVSAYWFCLYYHQNQQGSVWRSTSPKVSTITALFGADGPVRNNAASADNGSLCNVGIWVFPGYSGDSDFLSPNRGGNLGPALRNHEASIAIDDHSSGCVGLSI; encoded by the coding sequence ATGAAACGCAAGCTTGTCTCGATGGTGGGCCTGGCCGCGGCCGCCGGCACCCTGATGGTCGGAGCCGGCGCCACGCAGGCGAGCGCGGACAGCGCCAACGTCAGCAGCTGGAACAGCCCCGCCTCGTGCAACTCGGTCAGCGCGTACTGGTTCTGCCTCTACTACCACCAGAACCAGCAGGGCAGCGTCTGGCGCTCGACGAGCCCGAAGGTCAGCACCATCACCGCGCTGTTCGGCGCGGACGGACCGGTGCGCAACAACGCCGCCTCCGCCGACAACGGCTCGCTCTGCAACGTCGGCATCTGGGTCTTCCCCGGCTACTCGGGCGACTCCGACTTCCTGAGCCCGAACAGGGGCGGCAACCTCGGCCCGGCGCTGCGCAACCACGAGGCCTCGATCGCCATCGACGACCACTCCTCCGGCTGCGTCGGCCTGAGCATCTGA
- a CDS encoding SigE family RNA polymerase sigma factor, which produces MALREHEEAQFWEFVTGRRRGLVRVAFLLTGDHGLAEDFVQDALFQAYRNWRRIERREQPEAYVRKIIVNLANSRWRRLKDRNVSFYSNVPDRPTTRDAHADVDRSDEVWRALATLPTGMRTVIVLRFYEELSEAETAAVLGKSVGTVKSQSSRGLARLREVLGAPAQGKQTDPACVAGRLGNTHV; this is translated from the coding sequence ATGGCTTTGAGGGAGCACGAGGAAGCGCAGTTCTGGGAGTTCGTGACGGGGCGAAGGCGCGGCCTGGTCCGGGTTGCCTTCCTGCTCACCGGCGACCACGGGCTGGCCGAGGACTTCGTCCAGGACGCGTTGTTCCAGGCCTATCGCAACTGGCGGCGGATCGAGCGGCGTGAGCAGCCGGAGGCTTACGTCCGCAAGATCATCGTGAACCTGGCGAACTCTCGGTGGCGGCGGCTGAAGGACCGCAATGTCTCGTTCTACAGCAACGTGCCGGATCGGCCGACGACCCGTGATGCGCATGCGGACGTCGACCGCTCGGACGAAGTGTGGCGGGCGCTGGCGACGCTGCCGACCGGCATGCGGACGGTCATCGTCCTGCGCTTCTACGAGGAGCTCAGCGAGGCTGAGACCGCAGCCGTCCTCGGCAAGTCCGTCGGGACCGTCAAGAGCCAGTCGTCACGGGGGCTGGCCCGGCTGCGCGAGGTGCTGGGGGCGCCGGCCCAAGGCAAGCAGACCGATCCT